A segment of the Sphingobacterium oryzagri genome:
GCCAATCAAAAAGATCTGCGCAAGGCGGAGTTTTTGGATTCATACGAAGCAAAAAATGCGATACAAACGGCCTTGGTAGCCGATATTGCAGGCGGCTACTTCAACTTAATCATGCTTGATGCGCAAATTGAAGTTGCAAAGCGTAACCTCTTGCTGAACGATAGTACCTTGCGCATGATTCAGCTACAATTTAAAGCGGGCGAAATTACTGCGCTGGCGATACAACAGACCGAGTCGCAACGCTTACTCGCCGCCTCGCTGATCCCCGAGCTGGAAAAAGAGATTGCTATTCAAGAAAACTCCCTGCGTGTATTGATTGGCGAGATGCCAGACGCGATAGGTCGCAACAACAGAATAGACAGTTTAATGAATACTGAAAACGGGATTACGCTTGGTGCGCCGGTAGAAATAGTGCGTAACAGGCCAGATATTAAACGCGCAGAATATGCATTAATTGCAGCCAATGCGCAAATGAATATCCAACAGATTATGCGCTATCCACAACTTTCTTTAAGTGGTGTATTCGGCGTAAACGCTATGCTTCCAAAAAATTGGTTCAATATACCGGGATCACTGCTGGGTGGCATCGTAGGCGGATTGACGGCTCCTGTATTTAGAAACGGACGCTTGAAGAATGAATATGAAGTAGCCAAACTCGAGCGTGATAAAGCGGAACTGGAATTACAACGTTCAGTTATGGAAGCCGTAAGCGAAGTGTCGAATGCGGTGGTCACGGTAGAAAAGCAGGTAGAGCAATTGAAGCTTGCGCGCAAACGTGTGGAAAACTCGCAGTTGGCCGTAAATAATGCTTCGATGCTATTTAAAGGTGGCTACGCAACTTACCTAGAGGTAATCACCGCGCAAAGCAACGCGCTAGATAGTGATCTCTCGTTGGTTGATATCGGCGCGCGCCAACTCCAGGCGTATGTTGATTTATATCGTTCGCTAGGCGGTGGCTGGCGCTAGTAATTACTAACACCCTAAAGATAAAAAAGCTTGTATCGGTATTGGATACAGGCTTTTTTTTAAGTACAGTGTATCGCGCCCTTTACATGCAATAACGGACTCAAATACGGGATATCGAGGTTTGCACCACGCAGCACAAACCAGATGCCTATCAACAGGTATAGATAAGGAATCATTTTAGCAAAACCTTTACGCACTATCGATTTGGGAACGGAAATAATTAACGAAAAAATCAAGAGCAAAGGCAGGGTTCCTACCCCGAAAAATAGCATAAACAAAGCGCCATTCCACGCCGAATCAGCATTCATGGCCGAGAGCAAAGCTATGTAAACCATACCGCAAGGCAAAATACCGTTCAGTAAGCCGGCAATGAATGCCCCACCAGGCCTGTAAAGCCAACGGGAAAGCAATTGCACAACAGGTTGTAAAACCCGGCCTTGCGCTTTGCTAAAAAAAGCAGAGCGTTTTCCGAATAAAAACAGCAGCC
Coding sequences within it:
- a CDS encoding efflux transporter outer membrane subunit, whose translation is MKDMKLTQILFLAALVLAVSACKIGKTYKQPELGLPKDFRGDTIVDREDTVIFSHIAWRDFFNDPMLIDLIDSGLANNYDMRTALKNIEIANRNLRQNRLEYLPAIDANIASANRQYRSKDFYAGPSSKWYERSGQEAPNGLFNYQSQFSSGVEFSWELDIWGRIANQKDLRKAEFLDSYEAKNAIQTALVADIAGGYFNLIMLDAQIEVAKRNLLLNDSTLRMIQLQFKAGEITALAIQQTESQRLLAASLIPELEKEIAIQENSLRVLIGEMPDAIGRNNRIDSLMNTENGITLGAPVEIVRNRPDIKRAEYALIAANAQMNIQQIMRYPQLSLSGVFGVNAMLPKNWFNIPGSLLGGIVGGLTAPVFRNGRLKNEYEVAKLERDKAELELQRSVMEAVSEVSNAVVTVEKQVEQLKLARKRVENSQLAVNNASMLFKGGYATYLEVITAQSNALDSDLSLVDIGARQLQAYVDLYRSLGGGWR
- a CDS encoding sulfite exporter TauE/SafE family protein: MQYHELAFFMGLFGSVHCVAMCGPLIFAVDNQHHWTWPVLLRRLAYQLGRISMYSCLGLLLGAIGNLTVMQGGQQLFSVAIGLIMLTCGLLFLFGKRSAFFSKAQGRVLQPVVQLLSRWLYRPGGAFIAGLLNGILPCGMVYIALLSAMNADSAWNGALFMLFFGVGTLPLLLIFSLIISVPKSIVRKGFAKMIPYLYLLIGIWFVLRGANLDIPYLSPLLHVKGAIHCT